TTGTCCTTGTTGAAGAGCAGCGCGCTAACCTGCAACCGCAGCTGCTGGTCGTACTCGGGGCGAAGGTCAATGGGCCGGTAAAAGGCGCGGTTGTTGAGTTGGGCCCAACTTTTCGGGGCACCGGCCAACAAAAAAAACAGCCCCAGAAAAGCCAATCCCGCTGGTTTTAGCTGGGAATCAGGCACTAGCTTTGACAAAAATTTTAGCATTGATCTATACCCCGAAATTCAGCAAATTTTTTTAGCATTGTGGGGACAAAATATAGCCCGGCTGTGTTACCCATTGCCGACCAGGAACACCCCACGTCAGACACCGTAAAAGGCCCTGACCGGGTTGTTTTAGCGGCTTAAAACGCCTACATTCACCAAACCTAAGCATTTATCCCTAACCCCATTCCAATGGCTGCACCCACCACTGATAAAGCTGTCAATGCCAACGTCGAGAAGATGAAGGCGCTTCAGCTCACGATGGACAAGCTTGACAAAGCTTACGGCAAAGGCACCGTCATGAAGCTGAGCGATGAGCGCGTGGTCGATATCCCGGCCATCAGCACTGGCTCGCTCGGCCTTGATATTGCGCTTGGCATCGGCGGCCTGCCCCGCGGCCGGGTCGTTGAAATCTACGGCCCTGAATCGAGCGGTAAAACCACGCTCACGATGCACTGCATCGCCGAGGCCCAGAAGAAAGGCGGTATTGCCGCGTTTATCGACGCCGAGCACGCCTTCGACAAAACCTACGCTGAAAAGCTGGGTATCGACACTACTAACCTGCTGATTGCTCAGCCCGACAACGGTGAGCAAGCCCTGGAAATAGCCGACCACCTGATTTCTTCGGGTGCCATCGACATCATCGTAATTGACTCCGTAGCCGCTCTGGTGCCCAAAGGCGAACTGGAAGGCGACATGGGTGACTCCAAGATGGGTCTGCAGGCCCGCTTGATGAGCCAGGCCCTGCGGAAACTTACTGGTACCATCAACAAAACCGGCTGCTGCTGCATCTTCATTAACCAGCTGCGCGAGAAAATCGGCGTGATGTTCGGTAACCCCGAAACCACGACCGGTGGTAACGCCCTCAAGTTCTACGCTTCGGTTCGTCTCGACATCCGTCGTATCGGCCAGATCAAGGAAGACAAGGACAACGTAACCGGCAACCGCACCAAGGTGAAGGTGGTGAAAAACAAAGTAGCTCCGCCCTTCAAAGTGATTGAGTTCGACATCATCTACGGCGAAGGCATCAGCAAAGTCGGCGAGATTCTGGACCTGGGTGTTGACATGGGCATCATCGTCAAGTCGGGCTCCTGGTTCTCCTACAACGGCAACCGCCTCGGCCAGGGCCGCGAAGGAGTGAAGCAAATCCTGCTCGACAACCACGAGCTGGCCGACGAAATCGAACAGAAGATTCGCGCCATGGTGAAAGGGGAGCCCGCTGCTGCGCTGGCCGCCATTCCCACCGACGAGTCGACGGACGAGGACGACGAGGAATAAACTTCCCGGTTCATCTAAAAAAGCCTTCCTGCGAAAGTGGGAAGGCTTTTTTGTGCGTATCTTATTGGGCTAAAAGTGGGTAAAATAACTCGGCACGCACTTTTGCGTTCCTTTTGCCCAAGTACGATGTAGTTTCTGTGGTTACTGGTATCTTTGCTGGCACCTCGTTTGAATAAGCATCGGCCAAAACCATTTTGCCGTTTTCCATGAACCGTCGCTGGCTTCTGTTTTCTCCGTTGCTTCTCGCTTTTTGTGCTGCTTTGTGGTCGTTTG
Above is a genomic segment from Hymenobacter cellulosivorans containing:
- the recA gene encoding recombinase RecA, whose translation is MAAPTTDKAVNANVEKMKALQLTMDKLDKAYGKGTVMKLSDERVVDIPAISTGSLGLDIALGIGGLPRGRVVEIYGPESSGKTTLTMHCIAEAQKKGGIAAFIDAEHAFDKTYAEKLGIDTTNLLIAQPDNGEQALEIADHLISSGAIDIIVIDSVAALVPKGELEGDMGDSKMGLQARLMSQALRKLTGTINKTGCCCIFINQLREKIGVMFGNPETTTGGNALKFYASVRLDIRRIGQIKEDKDNVTGNRTKVKVVKNKVAPPFKVIEFDIIYGEGISKVGEILDLGVDMGIIVKSGSWFSYNGNRLGQGREGVKQILLDNHELADEIEQKIRAMVKGEPAAALAAIPTDESTDEDDEE